A stretch of Crossiella cryophila DNA encodes these proteins:
- a CDS encoding tetratricopeptide repeat protein encodes MLWWRRNRGWALIVLAALAVAAVAGTAWLLLADKVAAAVIGLVTAVFGILAARGRVLLERSQERRRALTGDVLGAGAGRLPRVREMDDPIALGVHRAAGLGADRVPGYVRRDIQDRLDAAVSAGGFVLIIGESTAGKTRAAYEAIRRLCPDHLFLAPAGNLPFQSIVDTVRELRRVVLWLNDIERYLRPDGLTVAGVSRMLAEPGREVLLLGTIRTPALEAFGARREAELDGDELGAWRTGREVLNLATEIPLSRRWSPAEVARAGAHADPRLRAAAAKSGDFGVAELLADGPELANDWRNAWRVGGHPRGAALVSAAVDCRRAGLHDPMPRHVLTALAEHYLTERGGAALRPEPETEALAWAVKPARATSSLLLPGADPGHYRAFDYLLDLPDNPPVPAAVWQALIEWATPVAAVEIGHAARRFAQFDRAHEAFGKGAEHGVPGADVLLADEIGAAGDPEGAIRMLRAGLARREAALGPEHPETLRNRITLLRYAGSAEEFATLLADCERVLGPRHRDSLRVRRVFAGHLAESGRVPEAIAMFEAVLAEATQVWGADHVDTFAVRHQHATWLGESGDHTTALARCRELLADRVRVFGPDHPNVLSSRFQLGVWTGRGGDPAKAAELFTALVADSARLLGADHPHTVSARYRLAINSGNSGNPRLAGELLTEVVRARTASLGADHTSTLNARLQLANYQAQSGALDTARENAESLALSCTQVLGPDNPFTRRALTLRDRLRD; translated from the coding sequence ATGTTGTGGTGGCGGCGGAATCGTGGCTGGGCGCTGATCGTGCTGGCCGCGCTGGCGGTCGCCGCGGTGGCCGGCACGGCCTGGCTGTTGCTCGCGGACAAGGTGGCCGCCGCGGTGATCGGCCTGGTCACCGCGGTCTTCGGCATTCTCGCCGCGCGCGGCCGGGTGCTGCTGGAGCGCAGCCAGGAGCGGCGGCGGGCGCTGACCGGGGACGTGCTCGGCGCCGGTGCCGGACGGCTGCCCAGGGTGCGCGAGATGGACGACCCGATCGCGCTGGGCGTGCACCGCGCGGCCGGACTCGGCGCGGACCGGGTGCCCGGCTACGTGCGCAGGGACATCCAGGACCGGCTGGACGCCGCGGTCTCCGCCGGTGGGTTCGTGCTGATCATCGGCGAGTCCACCGCGGGCAAGACCAGGGCCGCCTACGAGGCCATCCGCCGCCTGTGCCCGGACCACCTCTTCCTCGCCCCCGCCGGCAACCTGCCGTTCCAGTCCATTGTGGACACGGTGCGGGAGCTGCGCCGGGTGGTGTTGTGGCTCAACGACATCGAGCGCTACCTGCGGCCGGACGGGCTGACCGTGGCCGGGGTGAGCCGGATGCTGGCCGAGCCCGGCCGGGAGGTGCTGTTGCTGGGCACCATCCGCACGCCCGCGCTGGAGGCATTCGGCGCGCGCCGGGAGGCCGAGCTGGACGGGGACGAACTCGGCGCCTGGCGCACCGGCCGCGAGGTGCTCAACCTGGCCACCGAGATCCCCCTCTCCCGCCGCTGGAGCCCGGCCGAGGTGGCCCGCGCCGGTGCGCACGCCGACCCCAGACTCCGTGCGGCGGCGGCGAAATCCGGCGATTTCGGGGTGGCCGAACTGCTCGCCGACGGACCCGAACTGGCCAACGACTGGCGCAACGCCTGGCGGGTCGGCGGCCACCCCAGGGGCGCCGCCCTGGTCAGTGCCGCGGTCGACTGCCGCCGCGCCGGACTGCACGATCCGATGCCCCGGCACGTGCTCACCGCGCTGGCCGAGCACTACCTCACCGAACGCGGCGGCGCGGCCCTGCGCCCCGAGCCGGAGACCGAAGCCCTTGCCTGGGCGGTGAAACCGGCCCGCGCCACCAGCAGCCTGCTGCTGCCCGGCGCCGATCCCGGGCACTACCGCGCCTTCGACTACCTCCTCGACCTGCCGGACAACCCGCCGGTGCCCGCGGCGGTGTGGCAGGCGCTGATCGAGTGGGCCACCCCGGTGGCCGCGGTGGAGATCGGCCACGCCGCCCGCCGCTTCGCCCAGTTCGACCGGGCACACGAGGCATTCGGCAAGGGCGCCGAGCACGGCGTGCCGGGCGCGGATGTGTTGCTGGCCGACGAGATCGGCGCGGCGGGCGACCCGGAGGGCGCGATCCGGATGCTGCGCGCCGGCCTCGCCCGGCGCGAGGCCGCACTCGGCCCTGAGCACCCGGAGACCCTGCGCAACCGGATCACCCTGCTGCGCTACGCGGGTTCGGCCGAGGAGTTCGCCACCCTGCTGGCCGACTGCGAACGCGTGCTCGGTCCCCGCCACCGCGATTCGCTGCGGGTCCGCCGGGTCTTCGCCGGGCACCTGGCCGAATCGGGCCGGGTCCCCGAGGCCATCGCGATGTTCGAGGCGGTGCTCGCCGAGGCCACCCAGGTGTGGGGCGCGGACCATGTCGACACCTTCGCCGTCCGGCACCAGCACGCCACCTGGCTCGGCGAGTCCGGCGACCACACCACCGCCCTGGCCCGCTGCCGCGAACTGCTGGCCGACCGCGTCCGGGTCTTCGGCCCGGACCACCCCAACGTGCTCAGCTCCCGCTTCCAGCTCGGCGTCTGGACCGGCCGCGGCGGCGACCCGGCCAAGGCCGCCGAACTGTTCACCGCACTGGTCGCCGACTCCGCCCGCCTGCTCGGCGCCGACCACCCGCACACCGTCTCGGCCCGCTACCGCCTGGCCATCAACAGCGGCAACTCCGGCAACCCCCGGCTGGCAGGCGAACTGCTCACCGAGGTCGTCCGGGCCCGCACAGCCAGCCTGGGCGCCGACCACACCAGCACCCTCAACGCCCGCCTGCAACTGGCCAACTACCAGGCCCAATCCGGCGCCCTGGACACCGCGAGGGAAAACGCCGAATCCCTGGCCCTGTCCTGCACCCAGGTCCTAGGCCCGGACAACCCCTTCACCCGCCGAGCCCTAACCCTGCGCGACCGCCTGCGCGACTAA
- a CDS encoding RNA polymerase sigma factor — MGIDSQWFARLYQDNYRSLVLVAYAMTNDLGDAEDLAQETFAVAYRKRGQVAETDSPAAWLRTVVVNLARKRWRRRSLLHRLLIPRAEPSPPADIGAEHAELHAAIGALEQERRAVVVLHYLADLPVEEVAAVLRVPVGTVKSRLSRARAALAQRLTTEVGHD, encoded by the coding sequence GTGGGGATCGACTCGCAATGGTTCGCCCGGCTCTACCAGGACAACTACCGGTCGCTGGTGCTGGTGGCCTACGCCATGACCAACGACCTGGGGGATGCCGAGGACCTGGCCCAGGAGACGTTCGCGGTGGCCTACCGCAAGCGCGGCCAGGTCGCCGAGACGGACAGCCCGGCGGCCTGGCTGCGCACGGTGGTGGTCAACCTGGCCCGGAAACGCTGGCGGCGGCGCAGTCTGCTGCACCGGCTGCTGATCCCGAGGGCGGAACCGAGTCCGCCCGCGGACATCGGCGCCGAGCACGCGGAACTGCACGCCGCGATCGGCGCGCTGGAGCAGGAACGGCGGGCGGTGGTGGTGCTGCACTACCTGGCCGACCTGCCGGTGGAGGAGGTGGCCGCGGTGCTGCGGGTGCCGGTGGGCACGGTGAAGTCCCGGCTGTCCCGGGCCAGGGCCGCGCTCGCCCAGCGGCTGACGACGGAGGTGGGGCATGACTGA
- a CDS encoding WD40/YVTN/BNR-like repeat-containing protein: MTELDNRLDDQLAGLRADLRAAVRDPGQGPVLERVRRRAQRRRTAFGVSTVSVGVVASLGLLYGLLGAGQLAEPPAHSGGSAERSVTMLDYADPRHGYALRADCPGGQETCVNMLLSTVDGKDQAERAVPAEVAGYGRLPAVKVLGPGNLVINGNGGYWHSIDGGLTWRRREFNGPDAAEIPKGGFLENCAGDLAVECTKEFVTVHDPATGQRRTLSTQPALDIRTVFKAPAPDGTWWVAGTIPGTDRSALASSRDNGRSWQVRELPAVATGKQIGTPVAAPDGTYYLPVTNGENLVTILRSGDGGQTWTQAWVPRDSTAASRLPGPETLRGDLVPGAGGRLRLIDKEGVTWRSDNGGQSFAKAEQQIPGTEVEWTRNGFLAYSWTANHASRLYHQSGDGETWREVP; this comes from the coding sequence ATGACTGAGCTGGACAACCGACTCGACGACCAACTGGCGGGTCTGCGCGCGGACCTGCGGGCCGCGGTCCGCGATCCGGGGCAGGGCCCGGTGCTCGAACGAGTGCGCAGGCGGGCCCAGCGGCGGCGCACGGCGTTCGGGGTGAGCACGGTGAGCGTGGGCGTGGTGGCCTCGCTGGGGTTGCTCTACGGCCTGCTCGGGGCGGGCCAGCTCGCCGAGCCGCCCGCGCACTCGGGCGGCTCGGCCGAGCGTTCGGTGACGATGCTGGACTACGCCGACCCCCGGCACGGTTACGCGTTGCGGGCGGATTGTCCCGGTGGCCAGGAGACCTGCGTCAACATGCTGCTGTCCACCGTCGACGGCAAGGACCAGGCCGAGCGGGCGGTGCCAGCGGAGGTGGCCGGGTACGGGCGGCTGCCCGCGGTCAAGGTGCTCGGCCCCGGCAACCTGGTGATCAACGGCAACGGCGGCTACTGGCACAGCATCGACGGCGGCCTCACCTGGCGGCGGCGGGAGTTCAACGGGCCGGACGCCGCGGAGATCCCCAAGGGCGGGTTCCTGGAGAACTGCGCCGGCGACCTGGCGGTCGAGTGCACCAAGGAGTTCGTGACGGTGCACGACCCGGCCACCGGGCAGCGGCGCACCCTGAGCACCCAGCCCGCGCTGGACATCCGCACGGTGTTCAAGGCCCCCGCCCCGGACGGCACCTGGTGGGTGGCCGGGACGATCCCCGGCACGGACCGGTCCGCACTGGCGAGCAGCCGGGACAACGGGCGGAGCTGGCAGGTGCGGGAACTGCCCGCGGTGGCCACCGGCAAGCAGATCGGCACCCCGGTCGCCGCACCCGACGGCACCTATTACCTGCCGGTGACCAACGGCGAGAACCTGGTCACGATCCTGCGCAGCGGTGACGGCGGCCAGACCTGGACCCAGGCATGGGTGCCACGCGATTCGACCGCCGCCTCCCGGCTCCCCGGGCCGGAGACCCTGCGCGGCGACCTGGTGCCCGGTGCGGGCGGGCGGCTGCGGCTGATCGACAAGGAGGGCGTGACCTGGCGCAGCGACAACGGCGGGCAGAGCTTCGCCAAGGCGGAACAGCAGATCCCCGGCACCGAGGTGGAGTGGACCCGCAACGGTTTCCTCGCCTATTCCTGGACCGCGAACCACGCGAGCAGGCTGTACCACCAGTCCGGTGACGGCGAGACCTGGCGGGAGGTGCCGTGA
- a CDS encoding WD40/YVTN/BNR-like repeat-containing protein has translation MISSRLRLPVIAAALIVLVASAVLVLRQDTEPAPAPERPTDLRLLDIDFATERHWFALRARCEQADCTHQLLDVDNGVVQVRELPEPLRAHRSGPPPRLHVLGGKLAVAGAERRWHSEDRGRTWQEGLMAVDWPMDGLLPDMLLQHSCHGKDPCVPGIDAVLSFTGQQVPLTPEFTPPLTEPFPFPRQLAGRWWVVGKRDGRAAVSTSDGNGRRWQTRELPSTPPGAFRWAEVVVSGDTAYVLITTDHQPFASTLYRGAGEKWEQVWQARPDGQPPEITGLAAAPDGTLLAVSQGGGSWFSADGGHTFHAGQIAEQRVPGDTLRSVRGGMLSTSERGASHSVDGRRWTPLPFG, from the coding sequence ATGATCAGCTCCCGCCTGCGGCTGCCGGTGATCGCGGCCGCCCTGATCGTCCTGGTGGCCTCGGCCGTGCTGGTGCTGCGCCAGGACACCGAACCAGCACCCGCGCCGGAACGGCCGACCGATCTCCGGCTGCTCGACATCGACTTCGCCACCGAGCGGCACTGGTTCGCGCTGCGGGCCCGGTGCGAGCAGGCGGACTGCACGCACCAGCTCCTCGACGTGGACAACGGCGTGGTCCAGGTCCGCGAACTGCCCGAGCCACTGCGTGCCCACCGCTCCGGCCCGCCGCCGCGGCTGCACGTGCTGGGCGGCAAGCTGGCCGTGGCCGGGGCGGAGCGGCGCTGGCACTCCGAGGACCGGGGCCGGACCTGGCAGGAGGGGCTGATGGCGGTCGACTGGCCGATGGACGGCCTGCTGCCGGACATGCTGCTCCAGCACTCCTGCCACGGCAAGGACCCGTGCGTGCCGGGGATCGACGCGGTGCTGTCCTTCACCGGGCAGCAGGTTCCGCTGACGCCCGAGTTCACCCCGCCGCTGACCGAGCCGTTCCCGTTCCCGCGTCAGCTCGCCGGACGGTGGTGGGTGGTGGGCAAACGGGACGGGCGGGCGGCCGTGTCCACCAGCGACGGCAATGGTCGCCGCTGGCAGACCAGGGAGCTGCCGTCCACCCCGCCGGGCGCCTTCCGCTGGGCCGAGGTGGTCGTCTCCGGCGACACCGCGTACGTGCTGATCACCACCGATCACCAGCCGTTCGCGAGCACGCTCTACCGCGGTGCCGGCGAGAAATGGGAACAGGTCTGGCAGGCCCGGCCGGACGGGCAACCGCCGGAGATCACCGGGCTGGCCGCCGCGCCGGACGGCACGCTGCTGGCCGTGAGCCAGGGTGGCGGCTCCTGGTTCAGCGCGGACGGCGGGCACACCTTCCACGCCGGGCAGATCGCCGAACAGCGGGTGCCCGGCGACACCCTGCGCTCGGTCCGCGGCGGCATGCTCAGCACCTCCGAACGCGGGGCCAGCCACTCGGTGGACGGCAGGCGGTGGACACCGTTGCCCTTCGGCTAG
- a CDS encoding sialidase family protein gives MTELPSRWRMPLAGATVCAVLVAIVIVLREDSVPPPAAPAGTVSDQPMVLVLRAVDFVHERHWFGVQGRCQETDARRCAHTLLESEHGQVRSRELPAELRGQRGGTAVGVTVLGPERLLVQSDPGRRWYSADRGQHWAEVGPDAPPVGEIPPNGVLERHCEPLPGCTPKIMVTLPDSGRRAELRGVPPLTEIVLHTGFADADGKWRLVGRRADRPVLAASADRGRSWQVGELPPGPRGQLIDAEVALSGRSTYLRLASRPPERDGKPATALYRDDGARWQLVWQSDPAGPEPRSLTGVLPRPGGQLAATDERGDGWVSADGGRSFQPARPEDQIPRGRPRRARTGYLAEAGNTLSHSPDGVRWTPLPNG, from the coding sequence GTGACCGAGCTGCCCTCCCGGTGGCGGATGCCGTTGGCCGGGGCGACCGTGTGCGCGGTGCTGGTGGCGATCGTGATCGTGTTGCGCGAGGACTCGGTGCCGCCGCCTGCCGCGCCGGCAGGCACGGTCTCCGATCAGCCGATGGTGCTGGTGCTGCGCGCGGTGGACTTCGTGCACGAGCGGCACTGGTTCGGTGTGCAGGGCCGGTGCCAGGAGACCGACGCCCGGCGGTGCGCGCACACGTTGCTGGAGTCCGAGCACGGCCAGGTGCGGTCGCGGGAACTGCCAGCCGAACTACGCGGGCAGCGCGGCGGGACCGCGGTCGGGGTGACCGTGCTCGGGCCGGAACGGCTGCTGGTGCAGAGCGATCCGGGACGGCGCTGGTACTCCGCTGATCGCGGGCAGCACTGGGCCGAGGTCGGCCCGGACGCGCCGCCGGTGGGCGAGATCCCGCCGAACGGCGTCCTGGAACGCCACTGCGAACCGCTGCCCGGCTGCACGCCGAAGATCATGGTGACGCTGCCGGACTCCGGTCGCCGGGCCGAGCTGCGCGGGGTGCCGCCGCTGACCGAGATCGTGCTGCACACCGGATTCGCCGACGCCGACGGGAAATGGCGCCTGGTGGGCAGGCGTGCGGACCGGCCGGTGCTGGCCGCCAGCGCGGACCGCGGCCGCAGCTGGCAGGTCGGCGAACTGCCGCCGGGACCGCGTGGCCAGTTGATCGACGCCGAGGTGGCGCTGTCCGGCCGCAGCACCTACCTGCGGCTGGCGAGCAGGCCGCCGGAGCGGGACGGCAAACCCGCGACGGCCTTGTACCGCGACGACGGCGCCCGCTGGCAGCTGGTCTGGCAGTCCGATCCGGCCGGGCCGGAACCGCGTTCGCTGACCGGGGTGCTGCCCCGGCCGGGCGGGCAGCTGGCCGCCACCGACGAGCGGGGCGACGGCTGGGTGAGCGCCGACGGCGGCCGCTCCTTCCAGCCCGCCCGGCCCGAGGACCAGATCCCGCGCGGCCGGCCGCGGCGGGCCCGCACCGGCTACCTGGCCGAGGCAGGCAACACACTGAGCCACTCCCCCGACGGCGTGCGCTGGACGCCACTGCCGAACGGATGA
- a CDS encoding beta propeller repeat protein, whose translation MTRNRILLALLAVALLAAVLVVLREQAGPPPPEPPGPTAIAEQPRPTILETADFADERHWFGLRAQCREPNRDRCVRTLVTVEDGAPRVRELPEELRGDQEHQRLTLLALGPRQVAVRNRYFRSWYSGDAGQSWAEVHERAAPVDRIPPAAVLERDCSLSGCEQRIVVVLPESGRPAELRGLPPLTDPHPVPIPDGQGHWRVVGTLAGKPVVATSADHGNSWQTSALPPGGPTEIERVQLIPAGDRGYLQVDGKPPPGGDTSTGLYRGEGADWRLVWRSTPGEKPLSGMYGLVPAPGNRLVSLDHQRATGVSEDGGRTFRPARPEEELPGVWISHTRKGHLVTSFTDISHSPDGGTWTVLPKG comes from the coding sequence ATGACCCGCAACCGGATCCTGCTCGCCCTGCTCGCGGTGGCCCTGCTGGCCGCGGTGCTGGTGGTGCTGCGCGAGCAGGCCGGACCACCGCCGCCGGAGCCGCCGGGTCCGACCGCGATCGCCGAGCAGCCGCGGCCGACCATCCTGGAGACCGCGGACTTCGCCGACGAACGGCACTGGTTCGGGCTGCGCGCCCAATGCCGGGAGCCGAACCGGGACCGGTGCGTGCGCACGCTGGTCACCGTCGAGGACGGGGCGCCGCGGGTGCGCGAGCTGCCCGAGGAACTGCGCGGCGACCAGGAACACCAGCGGCTCACCCTGCTCGCGCTGGGGCCGCGCCAGGTCGCGGTGCGCAACCGGTACTTCCGGAGCTGGTACTCCGGGGACGCCGGGCAGAGCTGGGCCGAGGTGCACGAGCGGGCCGCGCCGGTGGACCGGATCCCACCGGCCGCGGTGCTGGAGCGGGACTGCTCCCTCTCCGGCTGCGAACAGCGGATCGTGGTCGTGCTGCCGGAGTCCGGGCGCCCTGCCGAACTACGCGGGCTGCCACCGCTGACCGACCCGCACCCGGTGCCGATCCCGGACGGCCAGGGCCACTGGCGGGTGGTCGGGACGCTCGCCGGGAAACCGGTGGTGGCCACCAGCGCGGACCACGGGAACAGCTGGCAGACAAGCGCATTGCCGCCCGGCGGGCCCACGGAGATCGAACGCGTGCAGCTGATCCCGGCCGGGGACCGCGGCTACCTCCAGGTCGACGGCAAGCCGCCGCCCGGCGGCGACACCAGCACCGGCCTGTACCGGGGGGAGGGCGCGGACTGGCGGCTGGTCTGGCGCAGCACCCCCGGCGAGAAGCCGCTGAGCGGCATGTACGGCCTGGTCCCCGCGCCGGGGAACCGGCTCGTCTCCCTCGACCACCAGCGGGCCACCGGCGTGAGCGAGGACGGCGGCCGCACGTTCCGGCCGGCCCGGCCCGAGGAGGAGCTGCCCGGCGTGTGGATCAGCCACACCCGGAAGGGCCACCTGGTCACCTCCTTCACCGACATCAGCCACTCCCCCGACGGCGGCACCTGGACCGTCCTGCCGAAAGGCTGA
- a CDS encoding Gfo/Idh/MocA family protein: MSGAPRLALAGVHGHGRHHLQHARDLHEQGRIDLVAVCDPRDPGPLPPGVRHHPNLTVLLAAEAPAVTIIATPPHTHRALTVAALRAGSDVLLEKPPVLDLATLEELLALEAETGRRCQVGFQTMGSPALHRLAELVADGGLGEVRGIGGQGAWTRTDAYYRRAPWAGRRRLHGEPVLDGALSNPFAHTVHAALVAAGAQRARPLGLDLELFRARDIEADDTGCVRLRFAAHPTVTVAVTLAAEQSTAPRLIAHGSTRRAELAYEADLLTVDGEPVPTPPRSDLLANLLDFRADGTPLRSPLADCRTFTEVVAAIGDAPAPGRVPDRFLSEVDSGERRRVIVSGVDALVTASAERMATFTELGAPW; encoded by the coding sequence GTGAGCGGTGCGCCCCGGCTGGCACTGGCCGGAGTGCACGGCCACGGCCGCCACCACCTTCAGCACGCCCGGGACCTGCACGAGCAGGGCCGGATCGACCTGGTCGCCGTCTGCGACCCGCGTGATCCCGGCCCGCTGCCGCCCGGGGTGCGGCACCACCCGAACCTGACCGTGCTGCTGGCCGCCGAGGCGCCCGCGGTCACCATCATCGCCACCCCGCCGCACACCCACCGCGCGCTGACCGTGGCCGCCCTGCGTGCGGGCAGCGATGTGCTGCTGGAGAAACCCCCGGTGCTCGACCTGGCCACCCTGGAGGAACTCCTCGCGCTGGAGGCGGAGACCGGGCGGCGCTGCCAGGTCGGCTTCCAGACCATGGGTTCCCCGGCCCTGCACCGGCTGGCCGAGCTGGTCGCCGACGGCGGCCTCGGCGAGGTCCGCGGCATCGGCGGCCAGGGCGCCTGGACCCGGACCGACGCCTACTACCGGCGCGCGCCCTGGGCGGGCCGCCGTCGCCTGCACGGCGAACCGGTCCTGGACGGCGCGCTGAGCAACCCGTTCGCGCACACCGTGCACGCCGCCCTGGTCGCCGCCGGTGCGCAGCGGGCCCGGCCACTCGGCCTGGACCTGGAGTTGTTCCGCGCCAGGGACATCGAGGCCGACGACACCGGCTGCGTGCGCCTGCGCTTCGCCGCGCACCCCACCGTCACCGTCGCGGTCACCCTGGCCGCCGAACAGTCCACCGCACCCCGGCTGATCGCGCACGGCAGCACCCGCCGGGCCGAACTGGCCTACGAAGCGGACCTGCTCACCGTCGACGGCGAACCCGTCCCGACCCCACCGCGGTCCGACCTGCTGGCGAACCTGCTGGACTTTCGCGCGGACGGCACCCCGCTGCGCTCACCCCTTGCCGACTGCCGCACCTTCACCGAGGTGGTCGCCGCCATCGGCGATGCCCCGGCCCCAGGGCGTGTCCCGGACCGCTTTCTGTCCGAAGTGGACAGTGGCGAGCGGCGCCGGGTGATCGTGTCCGGGGTGGACGCGCTGGTGACCGCGTCGGCCGAGCGGATGGCCACCTTCACCGAACTGGGCGCGCCGTGGTGA
- a CDS encoding carbohydrate ABC transporter permease: MTARRLRLLATHLAALAALLLVLYPLLWLLTASVRPVAELMGRLDTLWPKVIDLSGYQQALEGAGGVGFGTFLGNSLIVATGTALGNVISCALAGFAFARLRFRLRAPLFAFALLTIMLPAHVTLIPQYVLFQRTGLIDTFLPLVLPKILATDAFFVFLMVQFMRGIPRELDEAATIDGCGPFATFRHIVLPLARPAIVTTALFSFIWAWNDFFSQLVYLNSADNYTIPVGLRLFIDQTSSSAYGAMFAMSVLSLVPILLFFLAFQRFLVQGVATSGLKG, translated from the coding sequence ATGACCGCCCGCCGGTTGCGGCTGCTGGCCACCCACCTGGCCGCGCTCGCCGCGCTGCTGCTGGTGCTCTACCCGCTGCTCTGGCTGCTCACCGCCTCGGTCCGCCCGGTCGCCGAACTGATGGGCAGGCTGGACACGTTGTGGCCCAAGGTCATCGACCTCAGCGGCTACCAGCAGGCCCTGGAAGGCGCCGGTGGCGTCGGGTTCGGCACTTTCCTTGGCAACTCGCTGATCGTGGCCACCGGCACCGCGCTGGGCAACGTGATCTCCTGCGCGCTGGCCGGATTCGCCTTCGCCCGGCTGCGGTTCCGGCTGCGCGCGCCGCTGTTCGCCTTCGCCCTGCTCACCATCATGCTGCCCGCGCACGTCACGCTGATCCCGCAGTACGTGCTGTTCCAGCGCACCGGCCTGATCGACACCTTCCTGCCGCTGGTGCTGCCGAAGATCCTGGCCACCGACGCGTTCTTCGTGTTCCTGATGGTGCAGTTCATGCGCGGTATCCCACGGGAGCTGGACGAGGCGGCCACCATCGACGGCTGCGGCCCGTTCGCCACCTTCCGGCACATCGTGCTGCCGCTGGCCAGGCCGGCGATCGTGACCACCGCGCTGTTCAGCTTCATCTGGGCCTGGAACGACTTCTTCAGCCAGCTCGTCTACCTCAACTCCGCCGACAACTACACGATCCCGGTGGGGCTGCGGCTGTTCATCGACCAGACCTCCTCCTCGGCCTACGGCGCGATGTTCGCCATGTCGGTGCTCTCATTGGTGCCAATCCTGCTCTTCTTCCTTGCCTTCCAACGCTTCCTGGTTCAAGGTGTAGCGACCTCGGGCTTGAAGGGGTGA
- a CDS encoding carbohydrate ABC transporter permease has protein sequence MRQRAWPAYVFLLPWLLGAVTLTLLPMAASLYLSFTDYNLFETPRWVGLANYVELFTQDDRYRTAVVVTLKYVLVSVPLKLLLAFAAALLLNSLRGRGKAFYRSAFYAPSLLGASVGLALAWRSLFDRGGAVPSLLGQLGISTPSWVDDPDWALWAVVLLSAWQFGAPMVIFLAGLQQIPPDLLDAAAVDGAGWWRRLVSVVFPVLSPVIFFNLVLEAIHAFQAFTSAFIISSGRGGPADATLFYTLYLYERGFGDFRMGYAAAMAWILLLVIALVTALLFRSARRWVFYGDDLAGR, from the coding sequence ATGCGGCAACGCGCGTGGCCGGCCTACGTGTTCCTGCTGCCCTGGCTGCTCGGCGCGGTCACCCTGACCCTGCTGCCGATGGCCGCCTCGCTCTACCTCTCCTTCACCGACTACAACCTGTTCGAGACCCCACGCTGGGTAGGTCTGGCCAACTACGTCGAGCTGTTCACCCAGGACGACCGCTATCGCACCGCGGTCGTGGTGACGCTGAAGTACGTGCTGGTCTCGGTGCCGCTGAAACTGCTGCTCGCCTTCGCCGCCGCGCTGCTGCTGAACTCGCTGCGCGGCCGGGGGAAAGCCTTCTACCGCTCCGCCTTCTACGCGCCCTCGCTGCTGGGCGCCAGCGTCGGACTGGCGCTGGCCTGGCGTTCGCTGTTCGACCGCGGCGGCGCGGTGCCCTCCCTGCTCGGGCAGCTGGGCATCAGCACGCCGAGCTGGGTGGACGATCCGGACTGGGCGCTGTGGGCGGTGGTGCTGCTCTCCGCCTGGCAGTTCGGCGCGCCCATGGTGATCTTCCTGGCCGGGTTGCAGCAGATCCCGCCGGACCTGCTGGACGCGGCCGCGGTGGACGGCGCTGGCTGGTGGCGGCGGCTGGTCAGCGTGGTCTTCCCGGTGCTCTCGCCGGTGATCTTCTTCAACCTGGTGCTGGAGGCCATCCACGCCTTCCAGGCGTTCACCTCGGCCTTCATCATCAGCTCCGGCCGCGGCGGACCGGCCGACGCGACCCTGTTCTACACCCTCTACCTCTACGAACGCGGGTTCGGTGACTTCCGCATGGGCTATGCCGCCGCGATGGCCTGGATCCTGCTGCTGGTGATCGCCCTGGTCACCGCGCTGCTGTTCCGCTCGGCCCGCCGCTGGGTGTTCTACGGCGACGACCTGGCCGGCCGATGA
- a CDS encoding P-loop NTPase family protein, with protein sequence MLLHWAEPLSQKPRRILVAGASGAGKTTMVRELARIFAAPAVELDALYHGPQWIPRPTFLAEVTEFANSESWVCEWQYESVRPLLAERADLMVWLDHPRHTVIRRVTWRTLSRRGRREPLWNGEQEPPLHTILTDPEHVIRWAWTTYPKVRARVREMLPTPLPVVRLCGQRQTDAWLRSIVG encoded by the coding sequence GTGTTGCTCCACTGGGCCGAGCCGTTGAGTCAGAAACCCCGCCGCATCCTCGTCGCCGGCGCCTCCGGGGCCGGGAAGACGACCATGGTCCGGGAGCTGGCGCGGATCTTCGCCGCGCCCGCGGTCGAGCTGGACGCGCTCTACCACGGTCCACAGTGGATTCCCCGGCCCACCTTCCTGGCCGAGGTCACCGAATTCGCCAACAGCGAGAGCTGGGTGTGCGAGTGGCAGTACGAGTCGGTGCGGCCGCTGCTGGCCGAACGGGCCGACCTCATGGTGTGGCTGGACCACCCTCGGCACACCGTGATCCGCCGGGTCACCTGGCGGACGCTGAGTCGCCGCGGTCGCCGCGAGCCGCTGTGGAACGGCGAGCAGGAACCACCGCTGCACACCATCCTCACCGACCCGGAACACGTGATTCGCTGGGCCTGGACCACCTACCCCAAGGTGCGCGCGCGGGTGCGCGAGATGCTGCCCACCCCGCTGCCCGTGGTGCGGCTGTGCGGACAGCGCCAGACCGATGCCTGGCTGCGCTCCATCGTCGGCTGA